The Iamia majanohamensis genome window below encodes:
- a CDS encoding VIT1/CCC1 transporter family protein — MLTAQARRTRPRHHDERHRSHRAGWLRAGVLGANDGLLSTAALLVGVVASGASQSVVAASGVAALAAGAASMAVGEMSSVSSQRDAELADLARERVELVETPRAELRELAGIYERRGLNPVLAHQVAEELTAHDPLAAHARDELGLDVDDLARPSQAAWTSALSFSLGALVPLLVALLVASGPQEAAIIGVTLVGLAVLGATGARLGGADPWRPAARVVVGGALAMAVTFAIGTLFDVNVA; from the coding sequence GTGCTGACCGCCCAGGCGCGCCGCACGCGCCCCCGCCACCACGACGAGCGACACCGCAGCCACCGGGCCGGGTGGCTGCGCGCCGGCGTGCTGGGCGCCAACGACGGCCTCCTCTCGACCGCCGCCCTCCTCGTCGGCGTCGTCGCCTCGGGGGCGTCCCAGAGCGTCGTGGCTGCGTCCGGCGTGGCCGCGCTCGCGGCGGGCGCGGCGTCGATGGCGGTGGGGGAGATGTCGTCGGTGTCCTCCCAGCGCGACGCCGAGCTGGCCGACCTGGCTCGCGAGCGGGTCGAGCTGGTCGAGACCCCCCGGGCCGAGCTGCGCGAGCTGGCCGGCATCTACGAGAGGCGGGGTCTCAACCCCGTCCTCGCCCACCAGGTGGCCGAGGAGCTGACCGCCCACGACCCCCTGGCCGCCCACGCCCGCGACGAGCTCGGCCTCGACGTCGACGACCTGGCCCGCCCCAGCCAGGCGGCGTGGACCTCCGCCCTCAGCTTCTCCCTCGGTGCCCTCGTCCCCCTGCTGGTCGCCCTGCTCGTGGCGTCGGGCCCCCAGGAGGCCGCGATCATCGGCGTCACCCTCGTGGGCCTCGCCGTCCTGGGCGCCACCGGCGCCCGCCTCGGCGGGGCCGACCCGTGGCGCCCTGCGGCACGGGTGGTGGTCGGTGGGGCGCTGGCCATGGCCGTCACCTTCGCCATCGGCACCCTCTTCGACGTCAACGTCGCCTAG
- a CDS encoding MaoC family dehydratase, whose amino-acid sequence MTTTIDGISGLKDLVGTHLGYSDYVEITQEQVNTFADATGDHQWIHVDVERANAESPFGGPIAHGYLTLSLGPTLAPQIMAVKGVKMGVNYGCEKVRFPSPVPVGAKLRLGAALDDVTDIPGGAQVTMTFTYEVEGADKPSCVAQVVFRYYE is encoded by the coding sequence ATGACCACCACCATCGACGGCATCAGCGGACTCAAGGACCTGGTCGGCACCCACCTCGGGTACTCCGACTACGTCGAGATCACCCAGGAGCAGGTGAACACGTTCGCCGACGCCACCGGCGACCACCAGTGGATCCACGTCGACGTCGAGCGGGCCAATGCCGAGTCCCCGTTCGGTGGCCCCATCGCCCACGGCTACCTCACCCTCTCCCTCGGACCGACCCTCGCCCCCCAGATCATGGCCGTGAAGGGCGTGAAGATGGGCGTGAACTACGGCTGCGAGAAGGTCCGCTTCCCGTCGCCGGTGCCGGTGGGCGCCAAGCTGCGCCTCGGCGCCGCCCTCGACGACGTCACCGACATCCCCGGCGGGGCCCAGGTGACCATGACCTTCACCTACGAGGTCGAGGGTGCCGACAAGCCCTCGTGCGTCGCCCAGGTGGTGTTCCGCTACTACGAGTAG
- a CDS encoding nucleotidyltransferase family protein, producing the protein MAESLAGVVLAAGAGTRLAPLTRLRPKALCPVGDRALLDHALGRLAAVTTDVAVNVHHGREAMEDHLSDRAVHLSLEEGEARGTAGALGLLRPWVDGRAVLVTNADAWLPVDLEPFVAGWDGERTRLLCVEDPARGDFGDLRYCGVALMPWDRVASLGSEPSGLYERSWARDEADDRLDLVVHHGGFVDCGSPADYLAANLAWSGGTSVIGVGAEVAPGAELDRSVVWPGARVGSAERLVGAVRAGTLTVLVR; encoded by the coding sequence ATGGCTGAGAGTCTGGCAGGCGTGGTGCTCGCAGCCGGTGCCGGGACCCGGCTGGCCCCGCTGACCCGGCTCCGGCCCAAGGCCCTGTGCCCGGTGGGGGACCGGGCGCTGCTCGACCACGCCCTGGGGCGTCTGGCCGCGGTCACCACCGACGTGGCCGTCAACGTCCACCACGGCCGCGAGGCCATGGAGGACCACCTCTCGGACCGGGCCGTCCACCTGTCGCTGGAGGAGGGGGAGGCCCGGGGCACCGCCGGGGCGCTCGGGCTGCTGCGGCCCTGGGTCGACGGGCGGGCCGTCCTCGTCACCAACGCCGACGCCTGGCTGCCGGTCGACCTCGAGCCGTTCGTGGCCGGGTGGGACGGCGAGCGCACCCGTCTGCTCTGCGTGGAGGACCCCGCCCGCGGCGACTTCGGCGACCTGCGCTACTGCGGCGTCGCGCTGATGCCGTGGGACCGGGTGGCGTCGCTCGGGTCAGAGCCGTCGGGGCTCTACGAGCGCTCCTGGGCGCGTGACGAGGCCGACGACCGGCTCGACCTGGTGGTCCACCACGGGGGCTTCGTCGACTGCGGCAGCCCGGCCGACTACCTGGCGGCCAACCTGGCCTGGTCGGGCGGGACCTCGGTGATCGGGGTGGGCGCCGAGGTCGCGCCCGGGGCCGAGCTCGACCGCTCGGTCGTGTGGCCCGGGGCGCGGGTCGGGTCGGCGGAGCGGCTGGTCGGTGCGGTGCGGGCCGGGACGCTGACGGTGCTGGTGCGCTGA
- a CDS encoding lytic murein transglycosylase: protein MAVLAVTAALVPAAPVLAERAGDLRPAAAAPDRTPAAQVPATDPDFVDEPLPTNPISPAVADIRVESAELDAVGDVVDAAQGRLDGAVGERDDLRAHIADLARERVETVDLLARRRDEEAQRGVEKVAAQGVLADRQDALDAAEEVVDEAEAAVARARDALRQLVVANYMSQGTTISDIGTVLSGQGGINDALVRLSLGESSLAARARDIDERQADLADAEDDRDAAAAARDRARAALDRAEQAERDAIAAREGTEQRIRDIDDETRRTQEAEVAAVADVAAKEAGLLQAQADVAPARLRADVVGDGIDFPLVALDAWLKAAAGAPCRVEWWMLAGISKVEGRHGTFGGGQLGARGYPTTRIIGPPLDGTGGNARIGDSDGGLWDDDAALDRAVGPMQFIPSTWRAWGRDGDGDGVADPHTFYDATAAAAAYLCAGRTDLTDEAQLRAAYLSYNRSQAYVSAVLAEGRRYQAALPLVPPHPVGVPPVVLPPPPGA from the coding sequence GTGGCGGTCCTGGCCGTCACCGCCGCCCTGGTGCCCGCCGCCCCCGTGCTGGCCGAGCGAGCCGGGGACCTCCGCCCCGCCGCGGCCGCCCCCGACCGGACCCCGGCCGCCCAGGTGCCGGCCACCGACCCCGACTTCGTCGACGAGCCCCTGCCGACCAACCCGATCTCGCCCGCGGTCGCCGACATCCGGGTCGAGAGCGCCGAGCTCGACGCCGTGGGCGACGTGGTCGACGCGGCCCAGGGCCGCCTCGACGGGGCCGTCGGTGAGCGCGACGACCTCCGGGCCCACATCGCCGACCTGGCGCGGGAGCGGGTCGAGACCGTCGACCTCCTGGCCCGCCGGCGCGACGAGGAGGCCCAGCGGGGCGTGGAGAAGGTGGCCGCCCAGGGCGTCCTGGCCGACCGCCAGGACGCCCTCGACGCGGCCGAGGAGGTCGTCGACGAGGCCGAGGCGGCCGTGGCCCGGGCCCGCGACGCCCTCCGCCAGCTGGTGGTGGCCAACTACATGTCCCAGGGCACCACCATCTCCGACATCGGCACCGTGCTCAGCGGGCAGGGCGGCATCAACGACGCCCTGGTCCGGCTGTCCCTCGGCGAGTCGTCGCTCGCGGCCCGGGCCCGCGACATCGACGAGCGCCAGGCCGACCTGGCCGACGCCGAGGACGACCGCGACGCCGCGGCCGCAGCCCGCGACCGGGCCCGCGCCGCCCTGGACCGGGCCGAGCAGGCCGAGCGCGACGCCATCGCCGCCCGCGAGGGCACCGAGCAGCGCATCCGCGACATCGACGACGAGACCCGACGCACCCAGGAGGCCGAGGTGGCCGCGGTGGCCGACGTGGCCGCCAAGGAGGCCGGTCTGCTCCAGGCCCAGGCCGACGTGGCCCCCGCCCGCCTGCGGGCCGACGTCGTCGGCGACGGCATCGACTTCCCCCTCGTCGCCCTCGACGCCTGGCTGAAGGCCGCGGCCGGGGCGCCGTGCCGGGTCGAGTGGTGGATGCTGGCCGGCATCTCCAAGGTCGAGGGCCGCCACGGCACCTTCGGCGGCGGCCAGCTGGGTGCACGCGGCTACCCGACGACCCGCATCATCGGGCCCCCGCTCGACGGGACCGGCGGCAACGCCCGCATCGGCGACTCCGACGGTGGCCTGTGGGACGACGACGCCGCCCTCGACCGGGCCGTCGGACCCATGCAGTTCATCCCCTCCACGTGGAGGGCGTGGGGCCGTGACGGCGACGGCGACGGCGTCGCCGACCCCCACACCTTCTACGACGCCACCGCCGCGGCCGCCGCCTACCTCTGCGCCGGGCGGACCGACCTCACCGACGAGGCCCAGCTGCGGGCCGCCTACCTCTCCTACAACCGGTCCCAGGCCTACGTGAGCGCGGTGCTGGCCGAGGGCCGCCGCTACCAGGCCGCCCTGCCCCTCGTGCCGCCCCACCCCGTGGGTGTGCCCCCGGTCGTTCTGCCCCCGCCACCGGGCGCCTGA
- the rlmN gene encoding 23S rRNA (adenine(2503)-C(2))-methyltransferase RlmN has protein sequence MPPVTRYDLDRDALGALLEGQPRYRVDQVWDGLHQQLADPAEMTNVPLALRDRLAEELPEGLALTTEATSDGGDTVKWLWTLGDGARVETVLMHYPQRSTVCVSSQAGCAMACGFCATGQAGFTRHLSAGEIVEQVVRASRRARADGRRLGNVVFMGMGEPLANYDATWTAIRRIHDDLGLGARHLTVSTVGVVPGIRRLAAEDLPVNLAVSLHAADDELRDRLVPLNRRYPLATLAEACAHHVEVTGRRLSLEWALIADVNDRPVDAARLADYARPLRAHVNLIPLNPTPGYPTRGTSPAGVEDFRRRLEDHGANVTVRDTRGTSIDAACGQLAAGAAPVAAPGRRRA, from the coding sequence ATGCCCCCGGTGACCCGCTACGACCTCGACCGCGACGCCCTCGGCGCGCTCCTGGAGGGACAGCCCCGGTACCGGGTCGACCAGGTGTGGGACGGCCTCCACCAGCAGCTGGCCGACCCGGCCGAGATGACCAACGTGCCCCTGGCCCTGCGCGACCGCCTGGCCGAGGAGCTGCCCGAGGGCCTGGCCCTCACCACCGAGGCCACCAGCGACGGCGGCGACACCGTCAAGTGGCTGTGGACCCTCGGCGACGGAGCCCGGGTCGAGACCGTCCTCATGCACTACCCCCAGCGCTCGACGGTGTGCGTGTCGAGCCAGGCCGGCTGCGCCATGGCCTGCGGCTTCTGCGCCACGGGGCAGGCCGGCTTCACCCGCCACCTGAGCGCCGGGGAGATCGTCGAGCAGGTGGTCCGGGCGTCCCGTCGGGCCCGCGCCGACGGACGCCGCCTGGGCAACGTCGTGTTCATGGGCATGGGTGAGCCCCTGGCCAACTACGACGCCACCTGGACCGCCATCCGCCGCATCCACGACGACCTCGGCCTCGGCGCCCGGCACCTCACCGTGTCCACGGTGGGGGTGGTGCCCGGCATCCGTCGCCTCGCCGCCGAGGACCTGCCGGTCAACCTGGCCGTGTCGCTCCACGCCGCCGACGACGAGCTGCGCGACCGCCTGGTGCCGCTCAACCGCCGCTACCCCCTGGCCACGCTGGCCGAGGCGTGCGCCCACCACGTGGAGGTCACCGGGCGTCGCCTCAGCCTCGAGTGGGCCCTCATCGCGGACGTCAACGACCGACCGGTCGACGCCGCCCGCCTGGCCGACTACGCCCGCCCCCTCCGGGCCCACGTGAACCTCATCCCCCTCAACCCCACCCCCGGCTACCCCACGCGGGGCACCTCACCGGCCGGCGTCGAGGACTTCCGCCGCCGCCTGGAGGACCACGGGGCGAACGTGACCGTGCGCGACACCCGCGGCACCTCGATCGACGCCGCCTGCGGGCAGCTGGCGGCCGGCGCCGCCCCCGTCGCGGCCCCCGGTCGGCGCCGCGCCTGA
- a CDS encoding DUF4870 domain-containing protein: MTDVHAPPPHPGWYADADGAWWWWDGEGWTPAPAPEAAPSPAPRSGRDQERTTAMIMWIVFVVGGGWIGALIFYVVAKDKPFVRHHAAEALNLTIWLLPLQLVGFALLVPDYVGWIGDVVDDSGASFSPSGPFWVGIALVVVVALVDYALAITGIVMAHRGRWWRLPLPFHPVRGAVARGEEPYPVA, translated from the coding sequence GTGACCGACGTCCACGCCCCGCCCCCGCACCCGGGCTGGTACGCCGACGCCGACGGCGCCTGGTGGTGGTGGGACGGGGAGGGCTGGACCCCGGCACCCGCCCCCGAGGCCGCCCCCTCGCCCGCCCCCCGCTCCGGCCGGGACCAGGAGCGGACCACGGCGATGATCATGTGGATCGTGTTCGTGGTCGGCGGCGGCTGGATCGGGGCCCTGATCTTCTACGTGGTCGCCAAGGACAAGCCCTTCGTGCGGCACCACGCGGCCGAGGCCCTCAACCTCACCATCTGGCTCCTGCCCCTCCAGCTCGTCGGCTTCGCCCTCCTCGTCCCCGACTACGTGGGGTGGATCGGCGACGTGGTCGACGACTCCGGCGCGTCGTTCAGCCCGTCGGGCCCGTTCTGGGTGGGGATCGCCCTCGTCGTGGTCGTCGCCCTGGTCGACTACGCCCTGGCGATCACCGGCATCGTCATGGCCCACCGGGGCCGCTGGTGGCGGCTCCCGCTGCCGTTCCACCCGGTGCGGGGCGCGGTGGCCAGGGGCGAGGAGCCCTACCCCGTCGCCTGA
- the mshD gene encoding mycothiol synthase, producing the protein MPGPQIDEEGGGALALADGTELRARGRTRNGERWLATPPLPPSTPADDPAVEARAELLSALVEAARAEGVGTVHWETDDEEGPVEAVAAVAGLDQRRDILQLRRPLPLDRDLVAATPTAPLRPIRPGTADEEAWVRCNNRAFADHPDQGRETTASLRRAMAEPWFEAAGLLVADGSPPVDDGGDLDGFCWTRVHPATSDDPSLGEIYVIGIDPSASGRSLGRTLTVAGLEHLAGRGTPIGMLYVEADNTPARRLYDGLGFALHGTRRVRSRVLRTDPQATG; encoded by the coding sequence ATGCCGGGCCCCCAGATCGACGAGGAGGGCGGGGGCGCCCTCGCCCTCGCCGACGGCACCGAGCTGCGCGCCCGGGGCCGCACCCGCAACGGCGAGCGCTGGCTGGCCACCCCGCCGCTGCCCCCCTCGACCCCGGCCGACGACCCTGCCGTCGAGGCCCGCGCCGAGCTCCTCTCGGCCCTGGTCGAGGCGGCCCGGGCCGAGGGCGTGGGCACCGTGCACTGGGAGACCGACGACGAGGAGGGCCCCGTCGAGGCGGTGGCCGCGGTCGCCGGTCTCGACCAGCGGCGCGACATCCTCCAGCTGCGCCGACCCCTCCCCCTCGATCGCGACCTGGTGGCCGCCACCCCCACCGCCCCGCTGCGCCCCATCCGCCCCGGCACCGCGGACGAGGAGGCCTGGGTGCGGTGCAACAACCGCGCCTTCGCCGACCACCCCGACCAGGGCAGGGAGACGACCGCCTCCCTGCGCCGGGCCATGGCCGAGCCCTGGTTCGAGGCCGCCGGCCTCCTCGTGGCCGACGGCAGCCCCCCGGTCGACGACGGCGGCGACCTCGACGGCTTCTGCTGGACGCGGGTCCACCCCGCCACCTCCGACGACCCGAGCCTGGGCGAGATCTACGTCATCGGGATCGACCCGTCGGCCTCGGGCCGGTCCCTCGGCCGGACCCTCACCGTCGCCGGGCTCGAGCACCTGGCCGGGCGGGGCACGCCGATCGGCATGCTCTACGTCGAGGCCGACAACACCCCCGCCCGGCGCCTCTACGACGGGCTCGGCTTCGCCCTCCACGGCACCCGCCGGGTCCGCAGCCGGGTCCTCCGCACCGACCCTCAGGCGACGGGGTAG
- the nth gene encoding endonuclease III: MARPRSPKGRARVAHARLAEAYPGSAVELCALDHRDPYELLVATILSAQCTDERVNQVTPALFARYPTPGDLAGADPAEVEELIRPTGFFRNKARSLLGMAHAVDTRFDGEVPGRMADLVSLPGVGRKTANVIRSVAMGLPGLPVDTHVGRLSRRLDLTQETDPVRVEKVLDTMVPAGERGLFSLRLILHGRAVCRARSPRCGECVLADICPSAGQVT; encoded by the coding sequence ATGGCCCGACCTCGTTCCCCGAAGGGCCGGGCCCGGGTGGCCCACGCCCGCCTGGCCGAGGCCTACCCGGGGTCGGCCGTCGAGCTCTGCGCCCTCGACCACCGCGACCCCTACGAGCTGCTGGTGGCGACGATCCTGTCGGCGCAGTGCACCGACGAGCGGGTCAACCAGGTCACGCCGGCGCTGTTCGCCCGGTACCCGACCCCGGGCGACCTGGCCGGGGCCGACCCGGCCGAGGTCGAGGAGCTGATCCGGCCCACCGGCTTCTTCCGGAACAAGGCCCGCAGCCTGCTGGGCATGGCCCACGCGGTCGACACCCGCTTCGACGGGGAGGTGCCGGGGCGGATGGCCGACCTGGTCTCCCTCCCCGGGGTGGGGCGCAAGACGGCCAACGTCATCCGCAGCGTGGCCATGGGACTGCCCGGCCTGCCGGTCGACACCCACGTGGGCCGCCTCAGCCGGCGCCTCGACCTGACCCAGGAGACCGACCCGGTGCGGGTCGAGAAGGTGCTCGACACCATGGTGCCGGCCGGCGAGCGGGGGCTGTTCAGCCTCCGCCTCATCCTCCACGGGCGGGCCGTGTGCCGGGCCCGCAGCCCCCGGTGCGGCGAGTGCGTGCTCGCCGACATCTGCCCCTCGGCGGGCCAGGTCACCTGA
- the hisD gene encoding histidinol dehydrogenase, which produces MLTRLDLRGVPAADLGSRLPPTVAEDEGPRAAVRDVLDAVRSGGDAAVRELTARFDGVDVATTRVPPEAAAAALEAVDPEVRAALEAAAAGIEDFHRHQVRPPSTYTRDGITVTGRAQPVDRAGCYVPGGRALYPSTVLMTAIPALVAGVPEVALCVPPGPDGEVPGLTLAAAAVAGVDEVHRIGGAQAVAALAYGTESVAPVDVIVGPGNVYVAEAKRQVAGEGRVGVPSAFAGPSEVIVVADASADPALAAVDVILQAEHGPGGRAWFITWDDDVAAAVEAELVTQVAASPRRDDVEATFAAGGYLALVADPAQAAAVANLVAPEHLEVICTDEAAEAVVGAVRHAGAVFVGPWAPASVGDYLAGPSHVLPTAGTARFGSALTVADFTKDIHVVTLDRDALVAVGPHVVALAEAEGLAAHADSVRRRLEAPS; this is translated from the coding sequence GTGCTCACCCGACTGGACCTCAGGGGCGTCCCCGCCGCCGACCTCGGCTCCCGGCTGCCCCCCACGGTCGCCGAGGACGAGGGCCCCCGGGCCGCGGTGCGCGACGTCCTCGACGCCGTCCGGTCCGGTGGCGACGCCGCGGTGCGCGAGCTCACGGCGCGCTTCGACGGGGTCGACGTGGCCACCACCCGGGTCCCGCCCGAGGCCGCAGCCGCCGCGCTCGAGGCCGTCGACCCCGAGGTGCGCGCCGCGCTGGAGGCGGCGGCCGCAGGGATCGAGGACTTCCACCGCCACCAGGTGCGCCCGCCGTCCACCTACACCCGCGACGGCATCACCGTCACCGGCCGGGCCCAGCCCGTCGACCGGGCCGGCTGCTACGTCCCCGGGGGGCGGGCCCTCTACCCGTCGACGGTGCTCATGACCGCCATCCCCGCCCTGGTCGCCGGGGTCCCCGAGGTCGCCCTCTGCGTGCCCCCGGGGCCCGACGGCGAGGTGCCCGGGCTCACCCTCGCCGCCGCGGCCGTCGCCGGGGTCGACGAGGTCCACCGCATCGGCGGGGCCCAGGCCGTCGCCGCCCTCGCCTACGGGACCGAGTCGGTCGCGCCCGTCGACGTCATCGTGGGCCCGGGCAACGTGTACGTGGCCGAGGCCAAGCGCCAGGTGGCGGGGGAGGGGCGCGTCGGGGTCCCCTCCGCCTTCGCCGGGCCCTCGGAGGTGATCGTGGTGGCCGACGCCTCGGCCGACCCCGCCCTCGCCGCCGTCGACGTCATCCTCCAGGCCGAGCACGGACCCGGCGGGCGGGCCTGGTTCATCACATGGGACGACGACGTGGCGGCCGCGGTCGAGGCCGAGCTCGTCACCCAGGTCGCGGCGTCACCCCGCCGCGACGACGTCGAGGCCACCTTCGCCGCCGGCGGGTACCTCGCCCTCGTCGCCGACCCGGCCCAGGCCGCGGCGGTGGCCAACCTGGTCGCCCCCGAGCACCTGGAGGTGATCTGCACCGACGAGGCCGCCGAGGCCGTGGTGGGCGCCGTCCGCCACGCCGGGGCGGTGTTCGTGGGCCCCTGGGCGCCGGCGTCGGTCGGCGACTACCTGGCCGGGCCCAGCCACGTGCTGCCCACGGCCGGCACCGCCCGCTTCGGGTCCGCGCTCACCGTGGCCGACTTCACCAAGGACATCCACGTGGTCACCCTCGACCGCGACGCCCTGGTCGCGGTCGGCCCCCACGTCGTGGCCCTGGCCGAGGCCGAGGGCCTGGCCGCCCACGCCGACTCCGTGCGGCGGCGCCTGGAGGCACCGTCGTGA
- the hisC gene encoding histidinol-phosphate transaminase: MTAAARDRVRPRADVALMAGYHSPQVDVDVRLNTNESPVPPPDGFLDAVAAAVGQVPWHRYPDRGATALRARIAALHDVDPAQVFVANGSNEVLQTLTLAYGGPGRAVAVFEPTYALHSHIARTTGTDVAEGERGEGFALDLAEVRRVVDEAAPAITYLCSPNNPTGVVEPPAVVEEVRDLVPGLLVVDEAYAQFAPWSALSLVDDDAPLVVTRTFSKTWSMAAARLGYLVGPTWVVEELEKVVLPYHLDALKQAAGVAALDFVGAMEERVSHLVEERGRLETALRDLPCEVWPSSANFILFRPTGSDGGRVWQDLLDRSVLVRDCSSWPRLEGCLRVTVGTRDEDDRFLTALREVLA, encoded by the coding sequence GTGACCGCCGCCGCCCGCGACCGGGTCCGCCCCCGGGCCGACGTGGCCCTCATGGCCGGCTACCACTCGCCCCAGGTCGACGTCGACGTCCGCCTCAACACCAACGAGTCGCCGGTGCCGCCGCCCGACGGCTTCCTCGACGCGGTCGCCGCCGCCGTCGGCCAGGTCCCCTGGCACCGCTACCCGGACCGGGGGGCCACCGCCCTGCGGGCCCGGATCGCGGCGCTCCACGACGTCGACCCGGCCCAGGTGTTCGTGGCCAACGGGTCCAACGAGGTCCTCCAGACCCTCACCCTCGCCTACGGGGGGCCGGGGCGGGCGGTCGCCGTGTTCGAGCCGACCTACGCCCTCCACTCCCACATCGCCCGCACCACCGGCACCGACGTGGCCGAGGGCGAGCGGGGCGAGGGCTTCGCCCTCGACCTGGCCGAGGTGCGGCGGGTGGTCGACGAGGCCGCCCCGGCGATCACCTACCTGTGCTCGCCCAACAACCCCACCGGGGTGGTCGAGCCGCCCGCGGTGGTCGAGGAGGTCCGCGACCTGGTGCCGGGGCTGCTGGTCGTCGATGAGGCCTACGCCCAGTTCGCCCCCTGGTCGGCGCTGTCCCTGGTCGACGACGACGCGCCCCTCGTGGTCACCCGCACCTTCTCCAAGACCTGGTCGATGGCCGCGGCCCGCCTCGGCTACCTGGTGGGCCCCACGTGGGTCGTCGAGGAGCTGGAGAAGGTCGTGCTGCCGTACCACCTCGACGCCCTCAAGCAGGCCGCCGGCGTGGCCGCCCTCGACTTCGTGGGGGCCATGGAGGAGCGGGTCAGCCACCTGGTCGAGGAGCGGGGCCGTCTGGAGACGGCGCTGCGCGACCTGCCCTGCGAGGTGTGGCCCTCGTCGGCCAACTTCATCCTGTTCCGCCCCACCGGCAGCGACGGCGGCCGGGTGTGGCAGGACCTCCTCGACCGCTCCGTGCTCGTCCGCGACTGCTCCTCGTGGCCCCGGCTCGAGGGCTGCCTGCGGGTCACCGTCGGCACCCGCGACGAGGACGACCGCTTCCTGACCGCCCTCCGAGAGGTCCTCGCATGA
- the hisB gene encoding imidazoleglycerol-phosphate dehydratase HisB, whose product MTTPRAADRQRTTKETTISIHLDVDGPEGKVAASTGLPFFDHMLDQVGRHGGFDLTVEAEGDIHVDGHHTVEDVGILLGETFREALGDKAGVRRFASGLYPLDEALVEVAVDLSGRPFVVYDVPFGEVLPLGDPPFNPEMAEHFWQSFATAAGITLHVTRKAGHNTHHVLEATFKGVSRCLRDAVRVEGTGVPSTKGSL is encoded by the coding sequence ATGACCACCCCCCGCGCCGCCGACCGCCAGCGCACCACCAAGGAGACCACGATCTCCATCCACCTCGACGTGGACGGGCCCGAGGGGAAGGTGGCGGCGTCGACCGGCCTCCCCTTCTTCGACCACATGCTCGACCAGGTCGGCCGCCACGGCGGCTTCGACCTCACCGTCGAGGCCGAGGGCGACATCCACGTCGACGGCCACCACACGGTGGAGGACGTCGGGATCCTGCTGGGCGAGACCTTCCGGGAGGCCCTGGGCGACAAGGCCGGCGTCCGTCGCTTCGCGTCCGGCCTGTACCCGCTGGACGAGGCCTTGGTGGAGGTGGCCGTCGACCTCTCGGGTCGGCCCTTCGTCGTCTACGACGTGCCCTTCGGCGAGGTCCTGCCCCTCGGCGACCCCCCGTTCAACCCCGAGATGGCCGAGCACTTCTGGCAGTCGTTCGCCACCGCCGCAGGCATCACCCTGCACGTGACCAGGAAGGCGGGCCACAATACCCACCACGTGCTGGAGGCCACCTTCAAGGGCGTGTCCCGCTGCCTCCGCGACGCCGTGCGGGTGGAGGGCACCGGCGTCCCGTCGACCAAGGGCTCCCTGTGA
- the hisH gene encoding imidazole glycerol phosphate synthase subunit HisH — MSAPERPLVAVLDYGIGNLRSAQKGLEKVGADARLTADAGLIADAAGLVLPGVGAFGRCMEALRAAGLEDVAAGGVADAADGGRPFLGVCVGMQMLFEGSDETPGVPGLAALPGRARLLPAEVKHPQMQWNTLDWRRRPGPTTALPDPAWVYFVHSYGVDCPNDLVTATCDYGGPVTAMVDRGRCWATQFHPEKSSATGLALLAGFVAECAAPATVA; from the coding sequence GTGAGCGCACCGGAGCGTCCGTTGGTGGCCGTGCTCGACTACGGCATCGGCAACCTGCGGTCGGCCCAGAAGGGGCTGGAGAAGGTGGGCGCCGACGCCCGCCTCACCGCGGATGCCGGCCTCATCGCCGACGCCGCCGGCCTGGTGCTGCCCGGCGTGGGCGCCTTCGGCCGCTGCATGGAGGCCCTGCGCGCCGCCGGGCTGGAGGACGTCGCCGCCGGCGGTGTGGCCGACGCCGCGGACGGGGGCCGCCCCTTCCTCGGCGTGTGCGTCGGCATGCAGATGCTCTTCGAGGGCTCCGACGAGACCCCCGGCGTCCCCGGGCTGGCCGCCCTGCCGGGGCGGGCCCGGCTCCTCCCGGCCGAGGTCAAGCACCCCCAGATGCAGTGGAACACCCTCGACTGGCGGCGCCGGCCGGGCCCGACCACCGCGCTGCCCGACCCGGCGTGGGTCTACTTCGTGCACTCCTACGGCGTCGACTGCCCCAACGACCTGGTCACCGCCACCTGCGACTACGGCGGGCCGGTCACCGCCATGGTCGACCGGGGCCGGTGCTGGGCCACCCAGTTCCACCCCGAGAAGTCCTCGGCCACCGGCCTGGCCCTCCTGGCCGGGTTCGTCGCCGAGTGCGCCGCCCCTGCGACGGTGGCCTGA